The DNA segment AGTTCAATTCCTGACATAACAGGCATACGTATATCGGTCAGCACGACATCGATGGTATGCGTCCGGATAAAGGACAACGCTTGTTGTCCATTCGAAAATTGCCCGGAAATTTTAAAGCCATTCTTCTCCCATGGGAATAAATTTACAAGTCCCTCACTTATTTTGTTTTCATCATCTACGATAATCAGTGAATACATACGAATCCCTCCAAAGCATTTGTCTCAGGCTGATAAGTTAAGTATACTATATCGGAGAAAATATGAACAGAATGATATTTTGAATCGTAAGAAATGAATACATAAAGTAACATATGTGGAATTGCACGGTGTAGTTTGTAATAAATGAAGAAATATAGTAATTGAAAGGATTGGAAGAACACATATTTTTCGATAGAATAATACGTAGAACTTGTAGAAGAAAATATTCAATATGTATGGAGGGATAAGGATGAAGAAGAAAAAAGTAATGGCGATGATGTTGTCAGTTTTGATGGCAGCCACACTTATGACTGGCTGCGGAGGATCCGATGATGCAAATGGAGGTAAGTCAAAAAGTGAAAAGTCAGACAAGGGGGAGCAGGTCACACTGAGATTCAGTTGGTGGGGCGGAGATGAGAGAAATGAAGCAACACTGCAGGTAATTGATAACTATGAAAAGGAACACCCAAATATCAAGATCGAGCCTGAGTTTGGCGGAGATGAAGGGTATCTGGAAAAGCTTTCTACATCGCTTGCAGGCGGACAGGCTGCAGATATTATCCAAAACGGAACGGGTTGGATGCCGGGATTCGTAGAAAAAGGAGACTTTTTTGTCGATTTTAATGACTATAAAGATGATATTGACTTATCCGGATTTTCTGATGAGTATCTGGACAATACCTGTGTCTTTGATGGGAAGCTGCTTGGACTTCCAAGCGGTGTTGCCACCACGGCACTCCTGGTCAATAAGACATTGGCTGATGAAACAGGTATAGATCTCACAAAAGATGTGACCTGGGAGAGTCTGATTGAGATGGGAAAGAAAGTGCAGGAACATGATAACAGCCAATATCTTTTGAATATAGACACCAGTTTTCTTGTGACAAATGTCTTTCGGCCATATATTATGCAAATGACAGGAAAACCGCTGATTGATGATGATACAAAAAAACTCACCTGTTCTGAAGAGCAGCTTGTATCGGTATTGGCATATATTCAGTCTCTTTACGAAAATCATGTGACTCAGCCAGCTGGTGAGACAGCGTCTTTTGAAGATGCACTTCAGACGAATCCGAAATGGATCAACGGAGATTATGTGGCGGTTATGACGAATTCTTCTCAGATCAACAATTTGACAGCCGCAAATGAGAATGTCGAATATATAGTAGCTTCAATGCCTGAGATGAGTGACAAATCCGTACAGAAGAATGATGGGTATTATGCGAATCCCCCTCAGTTGATGTGTGTGAATAAATCCGGTAAACATGTCAAAGAAGCTGTGAAGTTTTTGGACTACTTTTACAATAATGAAGATGCAGCTAAGATTCTAAAGGATTTGAGATCTGTGCCACCGACTGAAAATGCAAGAAAAATCTGTGAGGAAAACGGACTAATCGGCAGTCTGGTGACCGATTCAGTTAATAAAGGTCTTGAAAAACATGGGGTCAATGAGATGGGTCTTACAACAGACTCGGAGGTGGAGTCTGTGATAAAAACCATGATTGAAAGTGTCAAATATGGAGAAAGTACACCTGACAAAGCCGCATCTGATGGAATCTCTATGTTAAATAACATTCTCTCAGAGAAATAAGCATTAGGTGAGATTCAGCTGCCTCGACCGCTGATTTCTAGCGATCGGGGCAGCTGATCAGAAAGGTATCGTATTTCATGAGACTAAAAAAAATAAAAAAATATAGAAAAAAAGACTATATGGGGCTGGTATATATTGCCCCCTGGCTGATTGGCTTTTTACTGCTTCAGCTTTATCCTTTCTTGAGTTCTTTATACTATTCGTTTACAGATTATCAGTTTTTTAATGATCCGTCATGGATCGGGATCCAGAATTATAAAAAACTCTTTACAACAGATCCAGAGTTTTACAACTCGCTTAAAGTCACAATAGTGTATACACTTTATACAGTACCCGGAAAACTGATTATGGCATTGTTTATCGCAGTTTTGCTGAACCAGAATCTGAAGCATATCGGTGTTATCCGGACTATTTATTATCTGCCTTCTCTTTTTTCAGGAAGTGTAGCTGTCGCAATCTTATGGAAACTTCTTTTTATGGATGAAGGAACGATCAACAGTTTACTGACAAGTATTCATCTTCCAAAGGTGCAGTGGTTAGGGACAACATCAACGGCATTGGTGACAATATGTCTTCTTGAGATCTGGCAGTTTGGGTCATCAATGGTGATGTTTCTTGCGGCTTTAAAACAAGTTCCCGTTTCACTATATGAAGCAGCCTCTCTGGATGGTGCCGGAGCAGTTAAAAAGTTCTTTCATATTACAATTCCTCAGATTTCACCGATAATCTTTTTCAATATTATCATGCAGTCGATTACCGCTCTTCAGAACTTTACATCCTCATTTGTAGTAACAGGAGGCGGACCCAATAAAGGAACCTATGTCCTTGGAATGAAACTTTATACAGATGCGTTCACTTATTTCAAGATGGGTTATGCAAGTGCAACTTCCTGGGTGATATTCGGGATGATTCTGGTGATTACGCTTTTATTGTTCCGATTTTCTTCAGGAAAAGTGTATTATGAAGATGGAGGAGACTTTTAAGAGAGAGGAGTTTGCATGAGAAAGATAAAAAAGAATAAGGTTTTGATATATTTGATCATAGCACTGGTTGGTGTTCTTATGATCTACCCCATTCTCTGGATGTTTCTTGCGGCGTTCAAGACAAACAGCGAAATCTTCGGGTCTGTAAAACTACTTCCTGGAAGTTGGTCGTTTGATGCATTTGTGAATGGATGGAAGGGAACAGGAAGATATTCATTCGGAAAATTTTTCCTGAATACATTTGCCATTGTTGTGCCCACGACATTGCTGACTGTTGTATCTTGTATGATTGTTGCATATGGATTTGCCAGATTTAATTTTCCCGGAAAAAAACTGCTGTTTGGAATTCTGATTGCAACATTGATGCTTCCAAATACTGTGATTATTATCCCACGTTACACGCTTTTTAATAAGTTTGGATGGCTGAACACGTACCTGCCTTTTTATATACCGGCACTTTTGGCGTGCTATCCGTTCTTTATTTTCATGTTGATGCAGTTTATGCGCGGTATTCCCAGGGAACTGGACGAATCAGCGTATATGGATGGATGCGGAACCCTTAGAACGTTTATCAGCATTCTATTGCCGTTGTTGAAACCAGCGTTGTTTTCAGCAGGGTTATTCCAATTTCTGTGGACATATAATGACTTCTTTAACTCCCTGATTTATATTAACAGTGTTGAGAAGTACCCGATATCACTCGCACTTCGATCAGCGATTGATGCAGAAGCAAATGTGCAGTGGGGACAGATCATGGCGATGGCTTTCATCTCTGTCCTGCCGCTTATGATTTTGTTCTTTGTCGCACAAAAGTATTTTGTAGAAGGTGTGGCGACGAGCGGGCTGAAAGGATAATATATATCAGATATTGCAAATGAATACTTAATGATTTATGATAGGATATAAGGGGTAAAAGGTTATGCGTTTCATGAATAAGACACTTAATCTAGGTATTTCTAAAAACATTGAAAGCAGGAGGATTTAAAATGGCAGTAAAAATGATCCCAAAGACGATGACAGGTGCTGTTCTGCCCGGAGACAGTTCCGTGGAAATGAAAGAATTCGAGATTCCGAAGCCGGGTTATGGACAGGTTTTGGTGAAGACAAAGGCGACAACGATCTGCGGCAGTGACATTCGATGTATATATCGCGAACACACAGGTAAAGGTCCGGAAGCTTATATTCCCGGCACGATTGCAGGACATGAACCCTGCGGCCTGATCGTGGAAGAAGGGGAAGGTGTACGCAGATTTCACAAAGGTGACCGTGTAATTGTTTATCATATATCAGGATGTGGGGTATGCTATGACTGTCGCCGTGGCTATTACATATCCTGCAAGAGTAAATATCGCAAGGCTTATGGTTGGCAGAGAAATGGCGGGATGGCTCCGTACATGCTTTGTGATGAGAAAGATCTGATTGCACTGCCAGATGAGCTTACCTACAAAGATGGTGCTCAGGTGGCCTGTGGATTCGGTACAGTCTATGAGGCAATTGAGAAGATAGGAATTTCTGGAAATGATGCAGTGCTTGTGACAGGGCTTGGGCCGGTGGGTCTTGCAGCGTTGATGCTCGCAAAGGCACTCGGCGCGAATCATCTGATCGGTGTGGAGATGAATGACTATCGAATTGATCTTGCGAAAAAGCTTGGTCTCGTAGATGAAGTTTTTAAACCTGACAAAAACACTCTTGAGAAGATATTGAAGGTGACTGGCGGGCATGGTGTGGAAAGAGCTATTGATGCCAGTGCCAATGATTCAGGAAGACAGCTTGCAATTCGTGCGACCAGAGATTGGGGAAAGATTGCATTTGTAGGAGAAGGCGGAACTTGCACATTTAATCCCAGCCCCGACATCATTCATGGTCAGAAATCAATCTATGGATCCTGGGTCACAAGTCTTTGGCGTATGGAAGAATTAGTCGAGAAATTAGTCCGCTGGAATATTCATCCGGAAGACCTGATTACGGATGAATTCGCAATTGATCATGCCGGCGAAGCATATCAGCTGATGGCAGGAGGACAGTGCGGAAAAGTTGCGGTAGTATTTGGTGATCAGGATGAGCGCTAAAGAAATTAA comes from the Blautia liquoris genome and includes:
- a CDS encoding ABC transporter substrate-binding protein; amino-acid sequence: MKKKKVMAMMLSVLMAATLMTGCGGSDDANGGKSKSEKSDKGEQVTLRFSWWGGDERNEATLQVIDNYEKEHPNIKIEPEFGGDEGYLEKLSTSLAGGQAADIIQNGTGWMPGFVEKGDFFVDFNDYKDDIDLSGFSDEYLDNTCVFDGKLLGLPSGVATTALLVNKTLADETGIDLTKDVTWESLIEMGKKVQEHDNSQYLLNIDTSFLVTNVFRPYIMQMTGKPLIDDDTKKLTCSEEQLVSVLAYIQSLYENHVTQPAGETASFEDALQTNPKWINGDYVAVMTNSSQINNLTAANENVEYIVASMPEMSDKSVQKNDGYYANPPQLMCVNKSGKHVKEAVKFLDYFYNNEDAAKILKDLRSVPPTENARKICEENGLIGSLVTDSVNKGLEKHGVNEMGLTTDSEVESVIKTMIESVKYGESTPDKAASDGISMLNNILSEK
- a CDS encoding carbohydrate ABC transporter permease, with amino-acid sequence MGLVYIAPWLIGFLLLQLYPFLSSLYYSFTDYQFFNDPSWIGIQNYKKLFTTDPEFYNSLKVTIVYTLYTVPGKLIMALFIAVLLNQNLKHIGVIRTIYYLPSLFSGSVAVAILWKLLFMDEGTINSLLTSIHLPKVQWLGTTSTALVTICLLEIWQFGSSMVMFLAALKQVPVSLYEAASLDGAGAVKKFFHITIPQISPIIFFNIIMQSITALQNFTSSFVVTGGGPNKGTYVLGMKLYTDAFTYFKMGYASATSWVIFGMILVITLLLFRFSSGKVYYEDGGDF
- a CDS encoding zinc-dependent alcohol dehydrogenase family protein, with the translated sequence MAVKMIPKTMTGAVLPGDSSVEMKEFEIPKPGYGQVLVKTKATTICGSDIRCIYREHTGKGPEAYIPGTIAGHEPCGLIVEEGEGVRRFHKGDRVIVYHISGCGVCYDCRRGYYISCKSKYRKAYGWQRNGGMAPYMLCDEKDLIALPDELTYKDGAQVACGFGTVYEAIEKIGISGNDAVLVTGLGPVGLAALMLAKALGANHLIGVEMNDYRIDLAKKLGLVDEVFKPDKNTLEKILKVTGGHGVERAIDASANDSGRQLAIRATRDWGKIAFVGEGGTCTFNPSPDIIHGQKSIYGSWVTSLWRMEELVEKLVRWNIHPEDLITDEFAIDHAGEAYQLMAGGQCGKVAVVFGDQDER
- a CDS encoding carbohydrate ABC transporter permease translates to MRKIKKNKVLIYLIIALVGVLMIYPILWMFLAAFKTNSEIFGSVKLLPGSWSFDAFVNGWKGTGRYSFGKFFLNTFAIVVPTTLLTVVSCMIVAYGFARFNFPGKKLLFGILIATLMLPNTVIIIPRYTLFNKFGWLNTYLPFYIPALLACYPFFIFMLMQFMRGIPRELDESAYMDGCGTLRTFISILLPLLKPALFSAGLFQFLWTYNDFFNSLIYINSVEKYPISLALRSAIDAEANVQWGQIMAMAFISVLPLMILFFVAQKYFVEGVATSGLKG